From a region of the Roseivirga sp. 4D4 genome:
- a CDS encoding M1 family metallopeptidase, which yields MKRFLVFTLLFTSLNAFAQNFTRQDSLRGSITPERAWWDLTYYHLDIEVLPEQKAIRGTNTIQYKVIVGSDEMQIDLQKPLRITKITQNGRELDFRSDGNAHFVKLWNKQMSGDINEIVVHYQGKPKEALRAPWDGGFSWKKDANGTDFIATSCQGLGASVWWPNKDHMYDEVDSMDISVEVPEHLTNVSNGRLIGTDHNKEKKTKTYHWAVKNPINNYGVNLNIGDYVSWKEKYKGEKGKLDITYWALKVDRKKARKTYQEVPRMLAAFEHWFGPYPFYEDGYQLVQAPYLGMEHQSSITYGNGFQNGYLGRDLSTTGWGMKFDFIIVHESGHEWFANNITHKDHADMWIHESFTNYSESLFLDYHFGKEAGQEYVRGTRTEIGNKKPMIGPYGVNYGDYPIDVYYKGGNVLNTLRTIVNDDEQWRKLLRSLGKEFYHKTVWSADFEAYISKTLDMELDHFFDQYLRDPRLPVFEYYFKDGNLNYRWVNVIDSFDMPIDITVNGQSTRLSPASRWKRQAIAGESLEVDPNYYIGTMKSR from the coding sequence ATGAAACGATTCCTGGTTTTTACGTTACTGTTTACTTCTCTAAATGCTTTCGCCCAAAACTTCACCCGACAAGATTCATTGCGAGGAAGCATTACTCCTGAAAGAGCATGGTGGGATCTCACCTATTACCACTTGGATATTGAAGTACTACCAGAACAAAAAGCCATTCGTGGCACCAATACCATTCAATACAAAGTCATAGTTGGAAGTGACGAGATGCAGATAGATCTGCAAAAGCCACTTAGAATCACTAAAATCACTCAGAATGGTCGAGAACTAGACTTTCGTTCGGATGGCAATGCACATTTCGTGAAGCTGTGGAACAAGCAAATGTCAGGTGACATCAATGAGATTGTAGTCCATTATCAAGGCAAGCCCAAAGAGGCGCTTCGTGCTCCATGGGATGGTGGTTTCAGCTGGAAGAAAGATGCCAATGGCACAGATTTTATTGCTACTTCCTGTCAAGGACTTGGCGCTTCCGTTTGGTGGCCCAATAAGGACCATATGTATGATGAAGTAGACAGTATGGACATCAGTGTAGAAGTCCCGGAACACCTCACCAACGTTTCTAATGGTCGTTTGATTGGTACTGATCACAACAAAGAGAAAAAAACCAAAACTTACCACTGGGCTGTCAAAAACCCAATTAATAACTATGGCGTCAACCTGAACATAGGGGATTATGTCAGTTGGAAAGAAAAGTACAAGGGAGAAAAAGGGAAACTTGATATCACCTATTGGGCCTTAAAGGTGGACAGAAAAAAGGCACGCAAAACCTACCAAGAAGTTCCCAGAATGTTAGCCGCCTTCGAGCATTGGTTTGGCCCGTACCCTTTCTATGAGGACGGTTATCAACTTGTGCAAGCACCCTATTTGGGCATGGAGCACCAGAGTTCCATCACCTATGGCAACGGCTTTCAAAACGGCTATCTGGGCCGTGACTTAAGTACCACAGGTTGGGGTATGAAATTCGATTTTATTATTGTTCACGAATCCGGACACGAGTGGTTTGCCAATAATATCACCCATAAGGATCACGCGGACATGTGGATCCATGAGAGCTTTACCAATTATTCGGAAAGCCTGTTTCTAGACTACCATTTTGGTAAAGAAGCTGGCCAAGAATATGTCAGAGGCACCCGAACGGAAATTGGCAATAAAAAGCCCATGATCGGACCATATGGCGTCAATTATGGTGATTATCCCATAGATGTATACTACAAAGGTGGCAATGTACTGAACACCCTCAGAACCATAGTAAATGATGACGAGCAATGGAGAAAATTGCTTAGATCTTTAGGCAAAGAGTTCTATCATAAAACCGTATGGTCAGCAGACTTTGAAGCGTATATCTCAAAGACATTAGACATGGAATTAGATCACTTCTTTGATCAATATTTAAGAGACCCGAGACTTCCTGTCTTCGAATATTATTTCAAAGATGGCAACCTCAATTACCGATGGGTGAATGTGATCGATTCTTTCGATATGCCGATCGACATCACCGTAAATGGTCAAAGCACTCGTCTCTCTCCTGCCAGTCGATGGAAACGGCAAGCTA